The following are encoded together in the Candidatus Schekmanbacteria bacterium genome:
- a CDS encoding glycine cleavage system protein H: MAKIEGYEMPDELYYHTEHSWARVEDGNVRVGMTDFFQQQAGAVVYVDLPDEDDDVEAGEVCGKIQTRKWIGKLVAPVGGTIIEVNEEVNEDNTLINKDPYNEGWILLIEPSNLDEDLGNLIHGDKVEEWIKSEIKRAEELKAQGGGGE; encoded by the coding sequence ATGGCAAAGATAGAAGGTTATGAAATGCCTGATGAGCTTTACTATCATACTGAGCATAGTTGGGCAAGAGTGGAAGATGGAAATGTAAGAGTTGGTATGACAGATTTTTTCCAGCAACAGGCAGGGGCTGTGGTGTATGTCGATTTGCCTGATGAAGATGATGATGTAGAGGCAGGAGAAGTTTGCGGCAAAATTCAGACAAGAAAGTGGATAGGAAAACTTGTAGCACCTGTTGGAGGAACGATAATAGAAGTGAACGAAGAGGTCAATGAAGATAATACGCTTATAAATAAAGATCCTTACAATGAGGGATGGATTCTTCTCATTGAACCTTCAAATCTCGATGAAGACCTCGGCAATTTAATCCATGGCGATAAAGTTGAAGAATGGATCAAATCTGAAATCAAGAGGGCAGAAGAATTGAAAGCGCAAGGTGGAGGCGGAGAATAA